A section of the Mycobacterium sp. 3519A genome encodes:
- a CDS encoding ABC transporter ATP-binding protein: protein MTGGLGAPPTRRVGGERSDPGNRSGGAIRLQQLAKSFDGVPAVTGIDLDIPGGQFYSLLGPSGCGKTTTLRMIAGFEKPDSGRIELDGRDVANDPPHKRPVNTVFQTYALFPFMTVWDNVAFGLKYQKASRDETKRRVGEALDLVRMADFAKRRPAQLSGGQQQRVALARALVLRPKVLLLDEPLGALDAKLRKQLQLELRAVQREVGITFVYVTHDQEEAMTMSDQIAVLAEGRVEQVGPPQVIYSAPATTFVAGFMGAANIFDAEVLETGDGTAVCAALNTRLAAAADTSTALGAAAIVIRPERIALQHPGEPIGPGRNVIGGVVAEVVYQGNCTQVHVDVSGPAPLMVEVANHAGPTSVTHELGASVNCVCTHDAVRILHRSTAVPVPDPVADQVDALSPS from the coding sequence GTGACCGGCGGGCTGGGGGCACCTCCCACCCGCAGGGTTGGGGGAGAGCGAAGCGACCCGGGGAATAGATCGGGCGGCGCGATCCGGCTGCAGCAGCTGGCCAAGTCGTTCGACGGGGTCCCCGCCGTGACCGGCATCGACCTCGATATCCCAGGCGGACAGTTCTACTCGCTGCTCGGGCCGTCCGGGTGCGGCAAGACCACGACGCTGCGGATGATCGCGGGCTTCGAGAAACCGGACTCCGGCCGCATCGAACTCGACGGCCGCGACGTCGCGAACGATCCGCCGCACAAGCGTCCTGTCAACACGGTCTTCCAGACCTACGCGCTGTTCCCGTTCATGACGGTGTGGGACAACGTCGCGTTCGGGCTGAAATATCAGAAGGCGTCGCGCGACGAGACCAAGCGCCGCGTCGGTGAGGCGCTGGACCTGGTCCGGATGGCCGACTTCGCCAAACGCCGTCCCGCACAACTGTCCGGCGGCCAGCAGCAGCGCGTCGCGCTGGCCCGCGCACTGGTGCTGCGGCCCAAGGTGCTGCTGCTCGACGAGCCGCTCGGCGCGCTGGATGCGAAGCTACGCAAGCAACTTCAGCTGGAATTGCGGGCCGTGCAGCGCGAGGTCGGGATCACGTTCGTCTACGTGACCCACGACCAGGAAGAAGCGATGACGATGAGTGACCAGATCGCCGTGCTCGCCGAGGGCCGCGTCGAACAGGTCGGTCCTCCGCAGGTCATCTACTCCGCTCCGGCCACCACGTTCGTCGCTGGATTCATGGGTGCGGCAAACATATTCGACGCCGAGGTGCTGGAAACCGGCGACGGCACCGCGGTGTGCGCAGCGCTGAACACCCGACTGGCAGCGGCCGCCGACACGTCGACCGCACTGGGCGCGGCCGCGATCGTCATCCGGCCGGAACGCATCGCGTTGCAGCACCCCGGTGAGCCAATCGGCCCGGGGCGCAACGTAATTGGCGGTGTCGTGGCCGAAGTCGTTTATCAGGGCAACTGCACGCAGGTGCACGTCGACGTTTCAGGGCCCGCTCCGCTGATGGTCGAGGTGGCCAACCACGCGGGTCCCACCTCGGTGACACACGAACTCGGCGCCAGCGTCAACTGTGTGTGCACGCACGACGCGGTGCGGATACTGCACCGCAGTACCGCGGTCCCGGTGCCCGATCCGGTTGCCGACCAGGTCGACGCGCTCAGCCCCTCTTGA
- a CDS encoding aspartate aminotransferase family protein — MSSSVVQGQETDIINQLIAAEEQVFLRRQPRSTALIAQAREHLAGGATSNWQIAEPQAVWMSHGAGSKVYDVDGTEYVDMHGGYGASIAGHAHPAIVDAVSDRVRRGTHFAQPTEDAIWNASELARRFGLPLWRFANSGTEATMDAVHLARALTGRDLIIKVEGCYHGHHDSVQVSVLPEADEIGPRDHPIGVPGNSGIASAIRDLVIVVPFNDAEAVARALAERRGRVAAMILEPVMMNAGIIPPDDGYLAAIRDLVHADGALLIFDEVKTGFTTGPGGVTGLSGVVPDMVCLATALGGGIAVAAIGGTTAVMSAIADGRYEQVGTFNGNPLAMAATRATLTDVLTPDAYAHLDRLADRLRVSLESVIAQHGFDWHVVTVGAKGCVTFRRERVREFRDFLEIDARLGHLHWLMQHNGGVFLPPWGKVEQWLLSVQHDADDVDRFAANFDRFGQAVAN; from the coding sequence GTGTCTTCGTCGGTGGTTCAAGGCCAGGAAACCGACATCATCAACCAGCTGATCGCCGCCGAGGAACAGGTGTTTCTGCGCCGACAGCCACGCAGCACCGCGCTCATCGCGCAAGCCCGCGAACATCTGGCGGGCGGCGCGACGTCCAACTGGCAGATCGCCGAACCGCAGGCCGTGTGGATGAGCCACGGCGCAGGCTCCAAGGTCTACGACGTGGACGGCACCGAGTATGTCGACATGCACGGCGGCTACGGCGCTTCCATTGCCGGGCATGCCCATCCGGCCATCGTCGACGCGGTCAGCGACCGGGTTCGTCGCGGCACGCATTTCGCCCAGCCGACCGAGGACGCGATCTGGAACGCGAGCGAACTGGCCCGCCGGTTCGGTCTTCCGCTGTGGCGGTTCGCCAACTCGGGCACCGAAGCCACCATGGACGCAGTCCATCTCGCCCGCGCGCTGACTGGGCGCGATCTGATCATAAAGGTCGAGGGCTGCTATCACGGCCATCACGACTCGGTGCAGGTGTCCGTGCTACCCGAGGCCGACGAGATAGGCCCCCGCGACCATCCGATCGGCGTGCCGGGCAACTCCGGAATCGCCTCCGCCATACGCGATTTGGTGATCGTGGTGCCGTTCAACGACGCCGAGGCCGTGGCCAGAGCACTCGCCGAGCGCCGCGGCCGGGTGGCCGCCATGATCCTCGAACCGGTGATGATGAACGCGGGCATCATCCCGCCCGACGACGGGTATCTCGCGGCCATCCGCGACCTCGTGCATGCCGACGGTGCGCTGCTGATCTTCGACGAGGTGAAGACCGGGTTCACCACCGGCCCCGGCGGCGTCACCGGGCTGTCCGGCGTCGTGCCCGACATGGTCTGCCTGGCCACGGCGCTGGGTGGCGGCATCGCGGTGGCGGCGATCGGCGGCACCACCGCCGTGATGTCGGCGATCGCCGACGGCCGCTACGAACAGGTCGGCACATTCAACGGCAACCCGCTGGCGATGGCGGCCACCCGCGCCACCCTCACCGACGTGCTCACCCCCGACGCATACGCACACCTGGACCGCCTCGCCGACCGGCTGCGGGTGTCCCTGGAATCGGTGATCGCACAGCACGGCTTCGACTGGCATGTGGTGACCGTCGGCGCCAAGGGCTGCGTGACGTTCCGCCGCGAACGGGTGCGGGAATTTCGCGACTTCCTCGAGATCGACGCCCGACTCGGCCACTTGCACTGGCTGATGCAGCACAATGGCGGTGTGTTTCTCCCGCCGTGGGGGAAGGTGGAGCAATGGCTGTTGTCGGTTCAGCACGACGCGGACGACGTCGACAGATTCGCCGCGAACTTCGACCGGTTCGGGCAGGCGGTGGCGAACTGA